Proteins from a single region of Chryseobacterium scophthalmum:
- a CDS encoding S41 family peptidase — protein MKRNIIFALLTTFFSITISAQSDSIRVYVTKALKIMKNKSVNKSKLNWDEIFDKTLTEASKSKTIKETYPIIKNALSSLNDSHSNFYPKDVVKAYTLGYKATGQEFPVIKSEMLENSYAYISLPDIGSFNKDDWNLYINTFYAKVNDLQKRKPKGWIIDLRGNFGGMLYPMYAAVAPFLDDKNVVGTKDAEGQIEYYNYKDAKFYEGSTATQMFQLTQKEPKSVKKPIALLVDKVTGSSGEFITAAFVGQKNVKIIGTNTQGLTSGNQEYKLSDGSFLVLTTGNIVDRTGKEYAKIGEGIPPNIIIEKSTDKAKTNENYLKEAFKYIDDK, from the coding sequence ATGAAAAGAAACATCATTTTCGCCTTACTTACCACATTTTTTTCAATTACAATTTCAGCTCAGTCGGATAGCATTCGAGTGTATGTTACCAAAGCGCTGAAAATTATGAAAAATAAATCGGTGAATAAATCAAAGCTTAATTGGGATGAAATATTCGATAAAACTCTTACTGAAGCGTCAAAATCTAAAACGATAAAAGAAACTTATCCTATTATTAAAAATGCTTTAAGCTCATTAAACGATTCTCATTCTAATTTTTATCCTAAAGATGTTGTAAAAGCCTACACATTAGGATATAAAGCAACGGGTCAGGAGTTTCCTGTAATTAAAAGTGAAATGCTGGAAAACAGCTATGCTTACATCAGTTTACCAGATATTGGTTCGTTCAATAAAGATGACTGGAACTTATACATCAATACTTTTTATGCAAAAGTAAATGACTTGCAAAAACGTAAACCTAAAGGCTGGATCATTGATTTAAGAGGAAATTTCGGAGGAATGCTCTATCCGATGTATGCTGCAGTTGCCCCTTTTTTAGACGATAAAAATGTAGTCGGCACAAAAGATGCAGAAGGACAAATTGAATATTACAATTACAAAGACGCTAAGTTCTATGAAGGCTCAACAGCTACACAGATGTTCCAATTAACACAAAAAGAGCCAAAATCGGTGAAAAAACCTATAGCATTATTAGTCGATAAGGTGACGGGAAGTTCGGGAGAATTTATTACCGCTGCATTTGTCGGTCAAAAAAATGTAAAAATTATTGGCACAAATACGCAGGGTTTAACTTCCGGAAACCAAGAATATAAACTATCAGACGGATCTTTCCTTGTTCTTACCACGGGCAATATTGTTGACAGAACAGGAAAAGAATATGCTAAAATTGGCGAAGGAATTCCTCCAAATATCATCATTGAAAAATCAACAGACAAAGCAAAAACAAACGAAAACTATCTTAAAGAAGCGTTTAAGTATATTGATGATAAATAG
- a CDS encoding YpdA family putative bacillithiol disulfide reductase: MEILDILIIGAGPIGLNCSLEAKKNNLSYLIIEKGTIVNSLYNYPLYMRFFSTAEKLEIAEIPFISAAPKPGRQEALEYYQGIARQKNININLYEKVLKVSKNGNIFEVETSKSKYVAKNVIISTGFYDIPNLMNIPGENLEKVKHYYTEPYPYAKQKIVVIGSSNSSVDAALETYRKGAEVTMIIRNSEISENVKYWVKPDIENRISEGSIKAHFNAELIEIKENSVVFKDEKSKIQEIENDFVLAMTGYLPDFNFLKNSGIDLQGECLNPVYNPETMETNIKNLYLAGVVCGGKDTHLWFIENSRIHAEMIIRNILST, encoded by the coding sequence ATGGAAATTTTAGATATTCTGATTATCGGAGCTGGGCCGATTGGTCTAAACTGCTCACTCGAAGCAAAGAAAAACAACCTGAGTTATTTAATTATTGAAAAAGGAACGATTGTAAATTCACTTTACAATTACCCTTTATATATGCGTTTTTTTTCGACGGCGGAAAAGCTTGAAATTGCAGAAATTCCTTTTATATCGGCTGCTCCAAAACCTGGAAGACAGGAAGCATTGGAATATTATCAAGGAATTGCAAGGCAGAAAAACATCAATATTAACCTTTACGAAAAAGTATTAAAAGTTTCTAAAAACGGAAATATTTTTGAGGTTGAAACCTCCAAATCAAAATATGTAGCCAAAAACGTCATCATTTCAACCGGGTTTTACGACATTCCGAATCTGATGAATATTCCCGGAGAAAATCTTGAGAAAGTAAAGCATTATTATACCGAACCTTATCCTTACGCAAAACAAAAAATCGTAGTGATTGGTTCGAGTAATTCTTCGGTTGATGCCGCTTTGGAAACCTACAGAAAAGGAGCTGAAGTAACGATGATTATTAGAAATTCTGAGATTTCTGAAAATGTAAAATATTGGGTAAAACCAGATATTGAAAACAGAATTTCAGAAGGAAGTATTAAAGCTCATTTTAATGCTGAATTGATTGAAATTAAAGAAAATTCTGTTGTATTTAAAGACGAAAAAAGCAAAATTCAGGAAATTGAAAATGATTTTGTATTAGCGATGACGGGGTATCTTCCCGATTTTAATTTTCTTAAAAATTCCGGAATTGATTTGCAGGGAGAATGTTTAAATCCTGTCTACAATCCTGAAACAATGGAAACCAATATTAAAAATTTATATTTGGCGGGCGTTGTTTGCGGTGGAAAAGACACTCACCTTTGGTTTATTGAAAATTCAAGAATTCATGCGGAAATGATTATTCGAAACATTCTTTCAACGTAA